In Streptococcus salivarius, the sequence TCATTAAACGTTTAGATACTTGCGTATTATCTTTACGGCTATTCTCGAAAACGAAAAATAAACTAGAATTTTCAAATGCTGGTTCTTCTGCATAACCAAATATTTTAGAAAGTAGAATTGTTTGACGTTCTGTTGCTCGGTCATACTCAATAAAAAAAGGGTTATCGTTCACAAATACAACAGCATCAGGAACCATTAAAAGATTAACCCGACTAATGGGAAATACGACTTGTATGTTTAGGTCATAAACAGACTTGTCTTGGTTTTTTAAAAAAAGCTTGTTTAAGATTTTAGCAACTAATCGTCTGGTCTCTAGATCATGAATATTTACGGTTTGAGGTTTCCCTCCTAGAAGATTATTACTGACAATGCTATATACTGACCTATCATATTCAGTCGTTGTTGTTAGCAACCGTATTTTATCAATCCCCTTAATCATAGTAAGTAACCAGGTACTAAAACCTTTGTTCAGATAATATATTTTTCTCTTACCGCTTCTAGCATCCGAACAAGCTGAAATAGGATGATTCACCTTCCCAACAAGACGATAAAACCATGAATTAGGGGTTTTGGATTTACGAGTTACTGCAGTATAAATGAGGTCTATGATTTCCTTATCAAAATAACCAAACCTTAGTAAATGATAAAAGATGATAAGCTCCTCTTCTGAAAACGATAGTGAGGTATTTTGATTTTTTGAAACAAAGTAAGTAGCTATTTTATTTCTCTGAGTGTAATGAATTTTATTTTTTTTATTTGAAATAAGTGAGGTAAAATCTCTATTTTTTATATCTTGCATTTTGTAGTCCTAAAATAGTCAATCAATAGGGTATATAGTCTGGTCTTTTTTCGAAGAGTACAGATATTATTTTTTAAGTCATGCTTAGCCTTTAATATAGACCTGCTCAAGCATTCCTTTGTACCCGTAAAATGCTGATTGATACTTTCATCTCCTCTCATTCATAACGTCGTAGTTTATTTTTATGACGATAATCCGTAAAATAATGGTTTATTCTAGGTATATAGTAGCCACTATTTACTCATTTATGATTTACGAGTTTCTAATATTAGTCGTCAACCCTATAAATACAGTAAACTCTTAGACTTTTCTTCTCTGTAATCTTTCATTCATAAAATCTGGTTATTACATAACACTCGTAACAACCGGTTTTATGGGGTTCTAAGCACTTAATAACTACTATTAGGATTCATTTATAATGGGTCGCTATAGTGTTCAGTATACCCTAGAATAGATTATTTTCAAGGGAGTGACATGGGTTGACTTTTAATATTCTTACTCTATACTATTAGATATAATTAATAATTAAGGAGCAAATTATGGCAGGAAAAAATAAAAAAACTGAATCAGATTTTATTAAGGAACTTGAAGCCTTAGAACAACAAAAAAGAGAAGCTACAGAGCAACTTAAAGCCTATCAAAAATCACAAACTGATAAACTAGGTCAGCTCTATTTCGAATTGAAAAAACTAGAAAATCCAGATTTATCTATTGATGATTTAGTTGTTGAAACACAAAACAAGGTTAAAGAGGTAAAGAAAGAAATTAAGAGTAAAAAAGCAGCAGAAAAAGCAAGAAAGGAGGCTGAGAAGACTAATAAAGAAACATATAATGACTCTCAAAATTAGAACAAAAGCAACGGAAATCCGTTGCTTTTTATGTTATCTAAAAACCTTCTTCTTCATCAATATCCATTTGTTCTACATTACTTTTTAAAGTTTTAGTTGCTTTCTCACGAGCTACACGAGATAGCTCTTGAGGTAATTCGAACTCTTGATTAGGTGCTTGAATATTTTGAGTATCAACTGTTTCAGGTGTAGATGATGGAGCTAGGATCACTCTTTGAGTGATTTCTTTATCCTTCAACTCAACGATATCATTTTTACTTTTTACAGTTTGTTTATCTTCAACAACTGGAGGGATTTCAGAGATATCGACCTCCACTTTTTGCTCAGTGTCCTCTGTCACCTCTTCTCTAATTGAAGTGTTTTCTCTATGTTCTGTCATACTTTCGTTGACTAAGATTGTTCTTTTAACTGATGGGGAATCATCTTTTTTACCAACTGTATCATTTACATTACTATCAACATTTGGCACCTTAACATCCATGATTGCTTGCCATTCTTCGTCAGTAAAATCACTTTCATAGAGGTGGCTTTCAGACTCTTTTTGAGCATAATATTCTATCACTTCTGCTCTCCAAATTTTATAGGCTTTTGCAATTTCCGGTTCTTCCTCTCCAAGACCATAAACCCTATTGAAAGGTGTATGTGAGACGAAAGAGTCCTTCGAAATATCCATTTCAAAATGCGGAGATGTTGTCAAATAAATCATATTTGAGACTTCATCATCACTGACGATAACACCACCAACTTGGAATTTCTCTAGGTTATTTGCATCTCTAGCAGTGAAGTTATCTTCTTCTACTACTTCCTCTGAAGTCGCACTGGAGTTACCTTGATTCCCTGCTAAGAGGTCATCGTTTGCTGCACGTTTGGTTTCTTTAAGAGCGTAATGTTTCCCTCCTGAACGAAGATTAATAAACTCTACAACCTTTGTTGAGGTTTGTTGGAAGGTAAAGGCATTACGATAAGACATCTTGATTGCATCAGCCCCAGATTCGCCAATAGAATCCCTAATTTGCTCGTCATGTTGATAAGCATGCATAACTGGAACATGGAACTTACGAGACTCATCTAGGAAGTTACTATCATTACCTGGCATCAAATAACCATTCTTTTCATCTTCATAAAAAGCAAAGAATGGAGACTTATCTGGGAGACGTCTTTGAGCAGCATTTTGCATAACTAATGTTACCATCTGTGCTACCATTCGAGACTTTTCTTTACCAAGAACACCTTTAGCAGAATTGACCAAAATCATCCCACCCGTTTTCAAAACTATGTCCAAATCCTTGGTGCTTTGAGAGAAAAATACACGACGGATTTCTGGTGAAGATGATAGGTCATCAATGACTGCTTTTAGACCAGATACGTTAGCATCAAAAGTATAATAATATTCTTCTGTGTACGAATTTAATTGATGAGCATTGATGAAATAATCATAAGAGCTTTGGAGGTTTTCAAGTTTATTCCTTTCATCATTAAATGTGTTAATAGCTTCATGAACATTCTCTGGTCTAAGGATAGTATCAAAGAGTTGTTCGTGCTCACGATTGTACTCTGATTCCTCTAACCACTTTTCTTTTTCCTGCTTTAAGAACTCTTCATGCTTATTCAACGTTTCTTCAAAAAGCCTTTTCTTTCGATTAAGTAATTGTTCAAAAACGGCAATATAGGCTTCAATCCAATCACTAGAACGTAACATATTTGAGAATTCCGTTAGTGTTGGAGACTTACCTTTTAACATATAGTTGATTGGTGCATCTGGGATCAACGCTACCTCTTTAATGACAGTAATGATATTATCAGTAAGTTGTCCTTCTTGGTTTAGGAAGAAAGAAGAGCCAGTCCCAGTTGGGTCACTAAATCGTTTAAATAAGTCTCGAACCGCCCCTTTAACCTGTGTAGTATCTCCATCTAAAATATTAATTGCACCAGTTCCTGGGTTAGTAGGATCTAGAGTCCAAATCATTTCGTCGGGGAAGCCCATCTTATGAGCGTACTTAACAATTGTGCCATACATTGAACCCGATGGTTCGGTCATATAAATACCATTTGTAAGCTCTGCAGCATAACCATTGTTATACCACTGTTCCAATAATTCACGTCTTTTTTTCTTCCGTTCAAACTCTGTGCTAAAGAATTCTTCTTCCAGTTCTTCATCTACTTTCATCAAATACTTACGATAGGATAGTAGATAATATTTCATATTTTCCATATCCTGTAGCATTGCTGGAATCAGAATCGTTGCCGATTTACCAGTACCAATCAAACCAAAGATAATGGTGTGATAAGTCCTCTCGTTAGCATGTAAAATCACTTGCTCTCCAGTTTTAGAGTTAAGCCCCATAACCAAATTCGCTTGACCTTTTTCATCTTGATTATGAACGATATTACTTAATACACTGTCTTGGAAATAACGTCCACCAAGCCATTGCTCTACAAGTTTCTCGTAGGTTTTTTCAGCAATCCCAGTCGCATAGCTATTATAAAAAATAAGACCAATTGCTCCAATCGGAGTTAACAATAACAAACTGTTGAACCAGTCAGCTCCTATTAAGGGTTTTAGGGTATGATAACTTAATACAATACCTGTCTGACTTCCATTTGGTATTGACCAGGGCATATATTTGAGATAATTATCTGCTACATCATACATACGATTGATGAGGGATAAGATAAAATTATTGATTGTTAGTACATATAAGCCAGAAGATATAAGTACTGCTGCTAGTGCTGCTCTTATAGCATACTTACCAATAATCTTCTTTCGTTCTGCTCGTTTTAAGGTATCATATTTTTCAAATAGCACGAAAATTTGACGACTTGTAACATTACTGTGCCATACACCAATGTATAAAACTAAAGCCATATTAACGAACAAAAATATAAATAAAGATATAAATACCCAATTAGGAAAACGCCATCTGAAGATAAACATAATAATATTGAAAGCAAATAATCCAAAAGATATAT encodes:
- a CDS encoding replication-relaxation family protein; this encodes MQDIKNRDFTSLISNKKNKIHYTQRNKIATYFVSKNQNTSLSFSEEELIIFYHLLRFGYFDKEIIDLIYTAVTRKSKTPNSWFYRLVGKVNHPISACSDARSGKRKIYYLNKGFSTWLLTMIKGIDKIRLLTTTTEYDRSVYSIVSNNLLGGKPQTVNIHDLETRRLVAKILNKLFLKNQDKSVYDLNIQVVFPISRVNLLMVPDAVVFVNDNPFFIEYDRATERQTILLSKIFGYAEEPAFENSSLFFVFENSRKDNTQVSKRLMNFFEYVNEVEVDGVTGHDMLKRKNISLFSQTTTNASEVIVEIIQEKMFSNYKDWCDCEAYDFSELQKIDYLVKEISEPLDDDKFQLSAVVETDSWELKEYPMVPMAYIKDDLIPHLTSLYEEFSIEYEHMIIVFPKEVLPEKIKLPFDDYFLIVYR